Proteins encoded in a region of the Paenibacillus sp. E222 genome:
- a CDS encoding DUF3888 domain-containing protein: protein MRKVSNIFVRCIVFCILMLNLSGLAYAEPDTVNEEQFKPLSLTLLNPSIQLAITKYYQEIQKPQPSYGLYDMKVLELQRKSPGGYAFRVVVEVSTYYGPHNPPNAKEFITFDIDTGKVKLIQYIHRSD from the coding sequence ATGAGGAAAGTATCCAACATCTTTGTTCGTTGTATTGTTTTTTGTATTCTAATGCTAAATCTAAGCGGTCTAGCCTATGCAGAACCTGACACAGTGAATGAGGAGCAATTTAAACCTTTATCTTTAACGTTACTTAATCCGTCCATACAGCTGGCGATTACTAAGTATTATCAAGAAATTCAGAAGCCGCAGCCAAGTTATGGTTTGTATGATATGAAGGTTCTGGAACTACAAAGGAAATCGCCTGGAGGTTATGCCTTTCGAGTGGTTGTTGAAGTCAGCACTTACTATGGTCCACACAATCCTCCAAATGCGAAGGAGTTCATTACATTCGATATCGATACGGGTAAAGTTAAGTTAATTCAATATATCCATAGGAGCGACTAA
- a CDS encoding CD3324 family protein produces the protein MKYTNAKKILPEKLIIMIQEYVQGEVIYIPKQEKEYNHWGSLSGGRQWLDHRNANIRQAFKKNSSIEQLAKDYFLSIETIKKIVYSKNK, from the coding sequence GTGAAATATACAAACGCTAAAAAAATATTGCCCGAAAAGTTAATAATAATGATTCAAGAGTATGTCCAGGGAGAAGTGATTTACATTCCGAAACAGGAAAAGGAATATAACCATTGGGGAAGCTTGAGTGGCGGAAGGCAGTGGTTAGATCACCGAAATGCCAATATTAGACAAGCTTTTAAGAAAAATAGCAGCATTGAACAGCTTGCTAAGGACTACTTTCTCTCTATCGAAACCATTAAGAAAATTGTTTATTCCAAAAATAAGTAG
- a CDS encoding alpha/beta hydrolase fold domain-containing protein, with amino-acid sequence MNEPKSRSRHLIDQEIIDAIELIPTTDLSAATLMEARKSQTKMMPQIDVTQLFPVTFEEWAVPSYFGGPDIRIEIIKPRQPKYSKMPLYYSIHGGGMVMGSPVGERQSNAALAVQHGFCCVSVYYRLAPEHIQPSQLQDCYSGLKWCIEHAEELGIDTKKVALAGSSAGGGLAAGLALYIRDQKEFDIHHLRLRSPMLDDRTSILPDHPYAGEFVWTKKSNYFGWKSVLGHEPGQKETNEYYVPARAKSLAGLPPTYMSIGSVDLFIDETLLFAKQLAFDGVLIELQVLPGYHHLAPMFPNAHFSQIGATSSEYALLKALELL; translated from the coding sequence ATGAATGAACCAAAAAGCAGAAGCAGACATCTGATCGATCAGGAGATAATAGATGCGATTGAATTAATTCCAACCACCGATCTTTCCGCTGCCACACTAATGGAAGCACGGAAAAGTCAAACAAAAATGATGCCGCAAATCGATGTAACACAGTTGTTTCCGGTCACATTCGAAGAATGGGCAGTACCAAGTTATTTTGGTGGTCCTGATATTCGTATAGAAATTATTAAACCCCGCCAACCAAAGTACAGTAAGATGCCGTTATATTATTCGATTCACGGTGGGGGAATGGTTATGGGCAGTCCAGTCGGTGAACGCCAAAGCAATGCGGCACTGGCTGTGCAACATGGTTTTTGCTGTGTATCGGTTTACTATCGGCTAGCGCCAGAACATATCCAGCCAAGTCAATTACAGGATTGTTATTCAGGCTTGAAATGGTGTATTGAACATGCCGAGGAATTAGGGATAGATACTAAGAAAGTTGCACTTGCTGGCAGCAGTGCTGGTGGTGGTTTAGCGGCGGGGTTAGCCCTGTACATTCGCGACCAGAAGGAATTCGACATCCATCATCTAAGATTGCGCAGCCCAATGCTTGATGACCGTACAAGTATTTTGCCAGACCATCCTTATGCCGGCGAGTTTGTTTGGACCAAAAAAAGCAATTATTTCGGCTGGAAATCAGTCTTAGGTCACGAACCCGGACAAAAGGAAACAAATGAGTATTACGTGCCAGCGCGTGCCAAATCTCTTGCCGGTTTACCACCCACTTATATGAGCATAGGCAGCGTTGATCTGTTCATAGACGAAACCTTATTATTTGCCAAACAACTAGCTTTTGACGGTGTATTGATCGAATTGCAAGTACTTCCTGGATATCATCATTTGGCTCCAATGTTTCCGAATGCACATTTTTCTCAAATAGGTGCCACCTCTAGTGAGTATGCCTTGTTGAAAGCTCTGGAGTTACTTTGA
- a CDS encoding AraC family transcriptional regulator — MTIEASFRRANHICNRYITKVEQTGLSLSILYWGFMPDHFDNAFHRHSFFEACYVVDGEGSYIEQNQHYALNKGTAFLSLPGVWHQIRSQTGLTLSYVAFELDEANTDVYYTESFRRLAELGQSVAQQANLTPTGHLWQALITSFDKPGATLPLAVKQISASLLLSIADLHVPTRTDSADTVEQPVEPNTLFRQAKRYIDDNLINELTLMTVSRHLHISSRHLTRLFQENLGQSFVHYIQERRVQQATGLLLNEQTPIKDIALQCGFQSVHYFTRIFTRELGVSPAKFRRNQFAEGRSGKMHYPPRMS, encoded by the coding sequence ATGACCATCGAAGCCAGCTTTCGCCGGGCCAATCACATATGCAATCGTTATATTACTAAGGTAGAGCAAACAGGGCTTTCATTGTCCATTTTGTATTGGGGATTCATGCCCGACCATTTTGATAATGCCTTCCATCGACATTCCTTTTTTGAGGCTTGTTATGTGGTAGACGGTGAAGGAAGCTACATAGAACAAAACCAGCATTATGCTTTAAATAAAGGAACAGCATTTCTATCTCTTCCAGGCGTATGGCATCAAATTCGCAGTCAGACCGGACTGACACTTTCTTATGTGGCTTTCGAACTGGATGAGGCCAATACAGATGTTTATTATACTGAATCCTTCCGTCGTCTTGCTGAGCTTGGGCAAAGCGTAGCCCAGCAAGCGAACCTTACGCCGACTGGCCATTTATGGCAAGCGCTCATTACTTCTTTCGACAAGCCTGGGGCAACTCTTCCTCTTGCTGTAAAGCAAATTTCCGCTTCTCTGCTATTATCGATAGCAGATTTGCACGTTCCGACTCGAACAGACTCGGCCGACACGGTAGAGCAGCCCGTGGAACCAAATACGTTGTTCCGCCAGGCCAAACGGTACATTGATGATAATTTGATCAATGAGCTTACACTTATGACGGTGTCAAGGCACCTCCACATTTCGTCCCGCCATCTGACCCGGTTGTTCCAGGAAAATTTGGGGCAGTCCTTTGTCCACTACATTCAGGAACGACGTGTTCAGCAAGCCACTGGGCTCCTGTTAAATGAACAGACACCAATTAAAGACATCGCACTCCAGTGCGGGTTCCAATCCGTACATTATTTTACCCGGATATTCACCCGTGAGCTTGGTGTTTCCCCGGCCAAATTCCGACGCAATCAGTTTGCCGAAGGCCGCTCTGGAAAAATGCACTACCCACCCCGAATGTCCTGA
- a CDS encoding class I mannose-6-phosphate isomerase, whose translation MPRITPLAFQNNPVNFIRIQPDQEIESGIWNGYEEWLDQIWPECVQNDMLPFYMVIDGTHGAAFSECLELLRSRCQLESRVLIEIDSADYLKSSADLLQQFHPYLTDNRAFGVVASDVSVKDYFRPHAQSVWLSDVDDQLRFYHSAEHAEAQSPNVEQLAPIVVTYGPGSGFLSTASGLANVSLFCDLSREAQQKLHQQGMGSLGLGPCRDTVETYKQALFLEWPVWEEYRKRHLYDFDYYVDANNRERPVLVTVRMLRLLLASAARQPFRVKPFFAPGIWGGQYLKELCDLPKDWNNCAWGFEPIAPENTLLIGYRDFIVELPFPLLLSAHPEAIMGERNVQLFGDYFPIRFDYLDTIDGDHLSLQVHPQQAYIEQTFNETMTQQESYYIMEQKEGAKPFVGLGFTEGTTGEEMLQAVEFAHTTGKPLKIPEFVNIWNANKGDLFLIPPGAVHFSGKNNLVLEISSTTWWFTFKIYDHLRLDRDGRPRPINGDHARANMQELFDTDYVQKHLIAVPKESRVQGDSREELLGEREDLLFQIKRLKLDGEWIDDTAGEFVMFNLVEGDRVRLTPLDDEAAAVEWGYAEAYIVPASVGGFRLESLGERSCTLIRAQVSPDWSMPLLPHHWKSGEHL comes from the coding sequence ATGCCCCGAATAACCCCTTTGGCCTTTCAAAACAACCCCGTTAATTTCATCCGGATTCAGCCCGACCAAGAGATCGAATCGGGGATCTGGAATGGATATGAAGAATGGCTTGATCAAATTTGGCCCGAATGTGTACAGAATGATATGCTTCCTTTTTATATGGTCATTGACGGTACGCATGGCGCCGCATTCAGCGAATGTCTGGAATTACTTCGGTCGCGCTGCCAGCTAGAGAGCAGGGTTTTAATTGAAATAGACAGCGCTGATTATTTAAAGTCTTCTGCAGATTTGCTTCAGCAGTTTCACCCTTATCTGACGGATAACCGTGCTTTTGGCGTTGTGGCCTCGGACGTCAGCGTTAAGGATTATTTCCGGCCACATGCACAGTCGGTCTGGCTCAGTGATGTAGACGATCAACTTCGATTTTATCATTCCGCTGAACATGCAGAGGCCCAGTCGCCAAACGTAGAGCAGTTAGCTCCCATCGTTGTGACCTATGGGCCAGGCTCTGGCTTCCTTTCTACAGCATCAGGTTTAGCGAACGTTTCTCTGTTTTGCGACTTATCCAGAGAGGCACAGCAGAAACTGCATCAGCAGGGGATGGGTTCTTTGGGGTTAGGCCCTTGCCGGGATACGGTCGAAACCTATAAACAGGCCTTGTTTCTGGAGTGGCCCGTCTGGGAGGAATATCGCAAACGTCACTTGTATGACTTTGACTACTACGTGGATGCGAACAACCGGGAACGACCCGTTTTGGTCACCGTCCGCATGCTGCGCCTACTATTGGCTTCAGCAGCCCGGCAGCCTTTTCGAGTAAAGCCCTTTTTTGCACCGGGGATTTGGGGCGGACAGTATTTAAAAGAACTATGCGACCTGCCTAAGGATTGGAATAACTGCGCATGGGGGTTTGAACCTATCGCACCGGAGAACACGCTATTAATCGGTTATCGGGATTTTATAGTGGAGCTTCCTTTCCCGCTGCTGCTGTCCGCTCATCCAGAAGCAATTATGGGCGAGCGCAATGTGCAGCTGTTTGGCGACTATTTTCCAATCCGGTTTGATTATCTCGATACGATCGACGGGGATCATCTGTCTTTGCAGGTCCACCCCCAGCAGGCTTACATCGAGCAGACCTTTAACGAGACGATGACGCAGCAGGAATCCTATTACATTATGGAGCAGAAGGAAGGCGCTAAACCTTTTGTGGGATTAGGCTTCACGGAGGGAACAACCGGAGAGGAGATGCTTCAGGCGGTTGAATTCGCCCATACTACGGGAAAACCGCTGAAGATCCCAGAATTTGTGAACATTTGGAATGCGAATAAGGGTGATCTGTTTCTGATCCCGCCAGGAGCCGTACATTTTTCGGGCAAAAACAATCTGGTGCTGGAGATCTCTTCGACAACCTGGTGGTTTACCTTCAAAATATACGACCATTTGCGGCTGGATAGAGACGGGCGGCCGCGTCCGATCAACGGTGATCATGCCAGAGCCAACATGCAGGAACTGTTTGACACGGATTACGTTCAGAAGCATTTGATAGCGGTTCCAAAAGAAAGCCGTGTACAGGGAGACAGCAGGGAAGAGCTGCTGGGCGAACGGGAGGATCTGCTTTTTCAGATCAAAAGATTAAAGCTGGACGGAGAGTGGATCGACGATACGGCTGGAGAGTTTGTTATGTTCAACCTCGTAGAAGGTGATCGTGTGCGTCTGACCCCGCTGGATGATGAGGCAGCGGCTGTGGAGTGGGGGTATGCCGAGGCGTATATCGTTCCTGCTTCCGTCGGAGGTTTCCGCCTGGAGTCT